The following are from one region of the Phormidium sp. PBR-2020 genome:
- a CDS encoding carbon dioxide-concentrating mechanism protein CcmK: MSIAVGMVETLGFPAVVEAADSMVKAARVTLVGYEKIGSGRVTVIVRGDVSEVQASVSAGIDAANRVNGGQVLSTHIIARPHENLEYVLPIRYTEEVDQFRTY; this comes from the coding sequence ATGTCAATTGCGGTAGGAATGGTTGAAACCCTAGGGTTCCCGGCAGTGGTTGAGGCCGCTGACTCGATGGTGAAAGCCGCTCGGGTGACCCTGGTCGGTTATGAGAAAATTGGGTCGGGTCGGGTCACGGTTATTGTCCGGGGTGATGTATCGGAGGTGCAGGCGTCAGTATCCGCTGGGATTGATGCTGCTAATCGAGTCAATGGTGGACAGGTGCTGTCGACGCACATTATTGCCCGTCCTCACGAGAACTTGGAGTACGTTCTACCGATTCGCTACACCGAGGAAGTCGATCAGTTCCGAACCTACTAA
- a CDS encoding carbon dioxide-concentrating mechanism protein CcmK → MSIAVGMIETLGFPAVVEAADAMVKAARVTLVGYEKIGSGRVTVIVRGDVSEVQASISAGTDNVKRVNGGEVLSTHIIARPHENLEYVLPIRYTEAVEQFRESIGSPRSINR, encoded by the coding sequence ATGTCAATTGCCGTAGGAATGATTGAAACCCTCGGGTTTCCGGCGGTGGTCGAAGCCGCTGATGCCATGGTCAAGGCCGCTCGGGTGACCCTGGTCGGATATGAGAAAATTGGTTCGGGTCGTGTGACGGTCATCGTCCGGGGCGATGTCTCGGAGGTGCAAGCGTCCATCTCGGCAGGAACCGATAATGTCAAACGAGTCAATGGCGGTGAAGTGCTATCGACTCATATTATTGCTCGTCCTCACGAGAACTTGGAGTATGTTCTCCCGATTCGCTATACCGAAGCGGTTGAGCAGTTCCGAGAGAGCATTGGTTCGCCTCGCTCCATAAACCGCTAA
- a CDS encoding NAD(P)H-quinone oxidoreductase subunit F — protein sequence MSGFLLQTCWFVPLYGLIGAILTLPWSVGMVRRTGSRPAAYLNLLMTLVAFGHGSAAYFQSWGQPPQQLVFSWLNAANLDLSLAIEISPLSLGAMELVTGISILSQLYALGYMEKDWSLARFFGLMGFFEAALSGIALSDSLLLSYGLLEMLTLSTYLLVGFWYAQPLVVTAARDAFLTKRVGDILLLMGLVALSSYGTGLTFSELEAWAETNPLPFWTATWLGLGLIAGPIGKCAQFPLNLWLDEAMEGPSPASIMRNSVVVSAGAYVLIRLQPVFTLSPVVYDALIIIGTITAIGSSLMCLAQIDLKRALSHSTSAYMGLVFIAVGLGQVDIALLLLLTHAIAKALLFSSVGSIILGTNSQNITEMGGLWSRMPATTTSFVVGSAGLVSILPLGTFWTFRRWVNGFQEVPPGLVLILLLVNFLNAVSLTRVFRSVFLGEHQAKSRRSPEAPWTMAVPMVSLVVVTLLVPLMLQHWQLLLTWDGPWAFSNNPLIQFGNPLLIVSGVLGLIVGSQIPLERTNARSQKLSVRFWQDLLAYDFYIDRVYRVTVVAFVSGFSRLASGFDRYVVDGAVNLVGWVAIFSGQALKYSISGQSQSYVLTILAATGILVFLALWGP from the coding sequence ATGAGTGGTTTTCTCCTACAGACCTGTTGGTTCGTGCCGTTATATGGACTCATAGGTGCTATCCTCACCCTTCCCTGGTCAGTAGGCATGGTTCGACGCACCGGGTCTCGTCCGGCCGCCTACCTCAATCTACTAATGACCTTGGTCGCCTTCGGGCACGGGTCCGCAGCCTATTTCCAAAGTTGGGGACAACCCCCCCAGCAACTGGTATTCTCCTGGCTCAATGCCGCCAATTTAGACTTATCTCTAGCTATCGAAATTTCCCCCCTTAGTCTTGGGGCCATGGAACTGGTCACCGGTATCAGTATCCTTTCTCAACTCTATGCCCTAGGCTATATGGAAAAAGACTGGTCCCTGGCCCGTTTCTTTGGGCTGATGGGCTTCTTTGAAGCGGCCCTGAGCGGCATCGCCCTCAGTGACTCCCTGCTTCTAAGTTACGGTCTCCTAGAAATGCTCACCCTGTCCACCTATCTCCTGGTGGGCTTTTGGTATGCACAGCCTCTGGTGGTCACCGCTGCCCGAGATGCCTTCCTAACCAAACGGGTCGGGGACATTCTCTTACTGATGGGATTAGTGGCCCTATCGAGCTATGGAACCGGCTTAACCTTCAGTGAACTCGAAGCCTGGGCTGAAACCAATCCCTTACCCTTCTGGACTGCTACATGGCTCGGGTTAGGACTCATCGCCGGTCCCATCGGTAAATGTGCCCAATTTCCCCTCAACCTCTGGCTGGACGAAGCCATGGAAGGGCCTAGCCCTGCCTCCATCATGCGGAACTCTGTCGTGGTCTCCGCTGGCGCCTATGTTCTGATTCGTCTGCAACCGGTCTTTACCCTATCCCCCGTGGTCTATGATGCCCTAATCATCATCGGAACCATCACCGCCATTGGTAGTTCCCTGATGTGCCTGGCTCAAATTGACCTGAAGCGGGCCCTCTCCCATTCCACCAGTGCCTACATGGGATTAGTCTTTATCGCCGTCGGGTTAGGACAAGTGGATATCGCCCTACTCCTGCTGCTCACCCATGCGATCGCCAAAGCCTTACTCTTTTCTAGCGTTGGCTCCATTATCCTGGGGACGAACAGCCAAAATATTACCGAAATGGGCGGTCTTTGGTCACGGATGCCCGCCACCACCACCTCGTTTGTGGTGGGGTCTGCGGGGCTGGTGTCTATCTTACCCCTGGGGACGTTTTGGACGTTTCGCCGTTGGGTGAATGGCTTTCAGGAAGTGCCTCCCGGATTAGTGTTAATCCTGTTGTTGGTCAACTTCTTGAACGCGGTAAGCCTAACTCGGGTTTTCCGTTCTGTCTTCTTAGGAGAGCATCAAGCCAAAAGTCGTCGCAGCCCTGAGGCTCCCTGGACCATGGCAGTTCCCATGGTTTCCCTGGTTGTGGTGACCCTACTGGTTCCTTTAATGTTGCAACATTGGCAGTTGCTCCTGACCTGGGACGGCCCCTGGGCATTCTCCAACAATCCCCTGATTCAATTTGGCAACCCCCTACTGATTGTCAGCGGGGTGCTGGGGTTAATCGTAGGCAGCCAGATCCCCCTAGAACGCACCAATGCCCGTTCTCAGAAGCTATCAGTACGCTTCTGGCAGGATCTGCTGGCCTACGACTTTTATATTGATCGGGTTTACCGGGTTACCGTAGTCGCCTTTGTCTCTGGTTTTTCTCGTTTAGCCTCGGGCTTCGATCGCTATGTTGTCGATGGTGCGGTCAACCTAGTCGGTTGGGTCGCCATTTTCAGCGGTCAAGCCCTCAAATATAGTATTTCCGGTCAATCCCAATCCTATGTCTTGACCATTTTGGCTGCTACGGGCATCCTCGTCTTCTTGGCACTGTGGGGACCTTAG